In one Bacillus sp. PK3_68 genomic region, the following are encoded:
- a CDS encoding TetR/AcrR family transcriptional regulator — protein sequence MARKRAFTEEELLDAAEKLIIEHGYNGFHLKRLAEHLVSGARSTIYQYFSNREEVAATCMKRAMDRTVSRASRVDEKEPIPALRQLLRIYMEEADLHFILGDIRKIDVSQSKKAEELVGEVMEMHQALSLQLERLFKQAQQEGDIREDVPFAILASLFFQLINTPNVLALPIEEWADYLFEVWYRGSGLN from the coding sequence ATGGCAAGAAAACGAGCATTCACGGAGGAAGAACTACTAGACGCAGCAGAGAAGCTCATCATTGAGCACGGCTATAATGGTTTTCACTTAAAAAGACTCGCCGAACATCTTGTTTCGGGTGCACGCAGTACAATATATCAATACTTCTCCAATCGTGAGGAGGTGGCGGCTACCTGTATGAAACGAGCGATGGACCGAACAGTCAGCAGAGCATCTAGGGTAGACGAAAAAGAACCCATACCAGCCCTTCGCCAATTACTACGTATTTATATGGAGGAAGCCGATCTTCACTTTATTCTCGGTGACATACGTAAAATCGATGTGTCGCAATCGAAGAAAGCAGAAGAGCTGGTGGGAGAAGTGATGGAGATGCATCAGGCATTGAGCTTACAACTGGAGCGGCTATTTAAGCAAGCGCAGCAGGAAGGGGACATTCGTGAAGATGTACCGTTTGCCATACTGGCGAGTTTATTTTTTCAGCTGATTAATACCCCAAATGTATTGGCATTGCCGATAGAGGAATGGGCTGATTATTTATTTGAAGTTTGGTATAGAGGGAGCGGATTAAATTGA
- the ytkD gene encoding RNA deprotection pyrophosphohydrolase has protein sequence MVEFIDKNGCRVTLAFEREAFSLPARHVIVFCRFKQKWLLTLHSKRGFEFPGGKVEEGETIEEAANREVFEETGAFIEELRFVGEYFVRRPKNPFVKAIFFAKIREIEKKDDYLETAGPVLFGQNLRVERMAECFSFLMQDEVVERTLDFLLDKQWLK, from the coding sequence ATGGTTGAATTTATAGATAAAAATGGCTGCCGGGTGACGCTCGCTTTCGAGCGCGAGGCCTTTTCATTGCCTGCCCGGCATGTCATTGTTTTTTGTCGTTTCAAGCAAAAATGGCTACTGACACTCCATTCGAAGAGAGGGTTCGAATTTCCCGGAGGCAAGGTAGAAGAAGGGGAAACGATTGAAGAGGCAGCCAATAGAGAAGTGTTTGAAGAGACAGGAGCATTCATCGAAGAATTGCGGTTTGTGGGCGAGTATTTTGTGAGAAGGCCAAAAAATCCCTTTGTAAAGGCGATTTTTTTTGCGAAAATAAGGGAAATAGAAAAAAAAGACGACTATTTGGAGACAGCTGGTCCAGTTTTGTTTGGCCAAAACTTGCGTGTAGAAAGAATGGCTGAGTGCTTCAGCTTTTTAATGCAAGATGAAGTGGTTGAGAGGACATTGGATTTTTTGCTCGATAAACAATGGCTGAAATGA
- a CDS encoding hydrolase, with product MEEEKNEYYISLANGEIMRQPTVSPWNFKIYATDVEITELRELFDANYTTEWANFFRAHIPYREYHKDKENDQYDEHMEKIYKIIYKLGDEEAKQYVKEVWEM from the coding sequence ATGGAAGAAGAGAAAAATGAATATTATATTTCGCTTGCTAACGGGGAGATTATGAGGCAGCCAACAGTATCTCCCTGGAATTTTAAAATTTATGCAACAGATGTTGAAATTACAGAATTGAGAGAGCTATTTGATGCTAACTATACAACGGAATGGGCGAATTTTTTCCGAGCCCATATTCCTTACCGGGAATACCACAAAGACAAGGAAAACGACCAATATGATGAACATATGGAAAAGATTTATAAAATCATTTATAAACTTGGAGATGAAGAAGCAAAGCAGTATGTAAAAGAGGTGTGGGAAATGTAA
- a CDS encoding DUF6154 family protein translates to MKLVDELFEIYRGKLQGTEEDLDMITLAVLEQLSQKEILNIIKELNEEELAYFFRLYLFEALKQKFDMYDIEDNLGDKRMYH, encoded by the coding sequence TTGAAACTGGTAGATGAACTGTTTGAAATTTACCGCGGAAAACTTCAGGGAACAGAAGAAGACTTAGACATGATTACCTTAGCTGTACTTGAACAGCTCTCTCAAAAAGAAATTTTAAATATAATTAAAGAATTAAACGAGGAGGAGCTAGCTTATTTTTTCCGCCTCTATCTATTTGAAGCGTTAAAGCAAAAGTTTGATATGTACGATATAGAAGACAATCTTGGCGATAAGCGCATGTACCATTAA
- a CDS encoding Dps family protein produces the protein MSNQLIESVNKQIANWTVMYTKLHNYHWFVKGQQFFALHEKFEEFYTEAGVHIDELAERLLALEGKPVATLKESLQMASVNEAEGGESAEQMVQSTVNDFTTMINELKEAMDLAEEVNDETTGDMLLSIHQSLEKHVWMLKSFLGK, from the coding sequence ATGTCTAACCAATTAATTGAAAGTGTCAACAAGCAAATTGCCAACTGGACAGTGATGTATACGAAATTACATAATTATCACTGGTTTGTAAAAGGCCAGCAATTCTTTGCTCTTCATGAAAAGTTCGAGGAATTTTACACAGAAGCAGGAGTTCATATTGATGAATTGGCTGAGCGTTTGCTTGCGCTTGAAGGAAAGCCAGTGGCTACGCTTAAAGAGTCATTACAAATGGCTTCTGTAAATGAAGCAGAAGGTGGAGAATCAGCAGAGCAAATGGTTCAATCTACAGTGAACGACTTTACAACAATGATTAATGAGTTGAAAGAAGCTATGGACCTTGCTGAAGAGGTGAACGATGAAACAACAGGTGATATGTTGCTTTCCATTCACCAATCACTTGAAAAGCATGTCTGGATGTTGAAGTCTTTCTTAGGAAAATAA
- the ytzI gene encoding YtzI protein has protein sequence MVIIMIVSVIIIGIVIALSVFTVNKGYSYKHTVDPLENNPHLPPEDEKKESDSK, from the coding sequence TTGGTTATTATTATGATTGTTTCTGTTATTATAATTGGAATCGTTATTGCGCTGTCTGTATTTACAGTGAATAAGGGTTATTCGTATAAACATACAGTCGATCCCTTGGAAAACAACCCGCATTTGCCTCCGGAGGACGAAAAAAAAGAATCAGATTCGAAATGA
- the yidD gene encoding membrane protein insertion efficiency factor YidD — protein sequence MLKQLLVFIIRFYQKVISPLKPPTCRFYPTCSHYGMEAVKRFGAWKGGYLTIIRILKCHPFHPGGFDLVPETWADRKKKKESFKEETNK from the coding sequence ATGCTGAAACAACTTCTTGTCTTTATCATCCGATTTTATCAGAAAGTGATTTCCCCACTAAAACCACCAACCTGTCGTTTCTATCCGACATGCTCTCATTATGGAATGGAGGCTGTCAAACGGTTTGGTGCATGGAAGGGCGGATACTTAACAATTATTCGGATTTTAAAGTGTCATCCCTTTCATCCTGGCGGATTTGATCTTGTTCCAGAAACATGGGCGGACCGCAAGAAAAAGAAAGAAAGCTTTAAAGAAGAGACGAACAAATGA
- a CDS encoding o-succinylbenzoate--CoA ligase, translating into MADRVPNWLKQRAFLTPDRPALFFEESTWTFAQLYEKSLCWAAELEREGLKAGVRVGLLIQNTPDAVCVIHALQQFGAEAVLLNHRLTAAELMWQLEDAEIAAIIYDSIYEKKVENLKGTFVRKRLSDTFVAHPFTSKEEFSLEETCSIMYTSGTTGKPKGVRQTYGNHWWSATGSAFNLGLHENDCWLCAVPIFHISGYSILMRSVLYGMPVRLYTHFDEKVINEALKRGEGTIISVVSAMLTRLVETLEGSYHQNFRCMLLGGGPAPKPLLEACAEKRIPVFQTYGMTETSSQIVTLPPEYSLTKLGSAGKPLFPCQLKIDAPPCAEGEILVKGPNVTKGYLNREEANQAAFMNGWFHTGDIGYIDEDGFLFVLDRRSDLIISGGENVYPAEIESVLLHHPAIREVGVTGVADKRWGEVPAAFIVERESVTEEELRQFCEARLAKYKCPAYFIKVNTLPRNASRKLLRRQLKAQFEHKS; encoded by the coding sequence ATGGCCGACAGAGTACCCAATTGGTTAAAACAGCGGGCCTTTTTGACGCCTGATCGTCCAGCTCTGTTTTTTGAAGAAAGCACCTGGACATTTGCTCAGCTATATGAAAAGTCACTATGCTGGGCAGCTGAGTTAGAAAGAGAAGGGTTAAAAGCAGGCGTACGGGTTGGATTGCTCATACAAAACACGCCAGATGCCGTATGTGTCATCCATGCCCTCCAGCAGTTCGGCGCTGAAGCTGTTCTTTTAAATCATCGGTTAACAGCAGCTGAATTGATGTGGCAACTGGAAGATGCAGAAATAGCAGCTATTATTTATGATTCTATATATGAAAAAAAAGTCGAAAATTTGAAGGGCACCTTTGTTAGAAAAAGATTGTCTGACACTTTCGTTGCTCATCCATTTACGAGCAAGGAAGAATTTTCTCTTGAAGAGACCTGTTCCATTATGTATACATCTGGTACAACAGGGAAGCCGAAAGGGGTTCGGCAAACATATGGAAATCACTGGTGGAGTGCAACCGGCTCAGCTTTTAATTTAGGACTGCATGAGAATGACTGCTGGCTTTGTGCGGTGCCGATTTTTCATATAAGCGGCTATTCCATCTTAATGCGCAGTGTCCTTTACGGAATGCCTGTGCGTCTATATACGCATTTTGATGAGAAAGTAATTAATGAGGCGCTTAAGCGCGGCGAAGGAACTATTATTTCCGTGGTTTCAGCTATGTTGACTCGTCTTGTAGAAACACTGGAAGGAAGCTATCATCAAAATTTTCGTTGTATGCTTCTTGGTGGTGGACCGGCTCCAAAGCCGCTTCTCGAAGCTTGTGCGGAAAAGCGGATACCAGTCTTTCAAACGTATGGAATGACGGAAACTTCGTCGCAAATTGTCACGCTTCCTCCTGAGTATAGCTTGACAAAGCTAGGCTCAGCAGGAAAACCGTTGTTCCCATGCCAATTAAAAATTGATGCCCCTCCTTGCGCTGAGGGAGAAATCCTCGTTAAAGGTCCCAATGTGACGAAGGGCTATTTGAACAGGGAAGAGGCCAACCAAGCGGCTTTTATGAATGGATGGTTTCATACTGGAGACATTGGTTATATAGATGAAGATGGCTTTTTATTCGTGCTGGATCGCCGGTCTGATTTAATCATCTCTGGTGGAGAAAATGTTTATCCTGCAGAAATAGAATCTGTCCTGCTTCATCATCCGGCAATTAGAGAAGTAGGTGTTACCGGTGTGGCTGATAAGAGATGGGGAGAGGTTCCTGCGGCTTTTATCGTCGAAAGAGAATCGGTAACTGAAGAGGAGCTAAGACAGTTTTGTGAAGCACGTTTAGCGAAATATAAATGTCCGGCTTATTTTATTAAAGTGAACACATTACCGAGAAATGCTTCTAGGAAATTGCTGCGCCGACAATTAAAAGCTCAGTTTGAACATAAGAGCTGA
- the menB gene encoding 1,4-dihydroxy-2-naphthoyl-CoA synthase, with protein MAINWVSEREYEDILYETYNGIAKVTINRPEVHNAFRPKTVMEMIDAFAYARDDEKIGVIVLTGAGDKAFCSGGDQKVRGHGGYVGEDQIPRLNVLDLQRLIRVIPKPVVAMVAGYAIGGGHVLHVVCDLTIAAENAVFGQTGPKVGSFDAGYGSGYLARIVGHKKAREIWYLCRQYNAQEALDMGLVNTVVPLDQLEAETVKWCEEMLEKSPTALRFLKAAMNADTDGLAGLQQLAGDATLLYYTTEEAKEGRDAFKEKRKPDFGQFPRFP; from the coding sequence ATGGCTATTAATTGGGTCAGTGAACGCGAATACGAAGATATTTTATACGAAACATACAATGGTATTGCGAAGGTAACGATTAATCGTCCTGAAGTGCATAACGCTTTTCGTCCTAAAACGGTAATGGAAATGATTGATGCTTTTGCTTATGCTCGAGATGATGAGAAAATTGGCGTCATTGTTTTGACAGGAGCTGGCGATAAAGCATTTTGTTCAGGCGGCGATCAAAAAGTGCGCGGACATGGCGGCTACGTAGGAGAAGACCAAATTCCTCGCTTGAATGTGTTGGATTTACAGCGTCTCATCCGTGTGATTCCAAAGCCAGTCGTTGCTATGGTAGCAGGTTATGCAATTGGTGGCGGACATGTTCTTCACGTTGTTTGTGATTTGACAATTGCAGCAGAAAACGCAGTATTCGGTCAAACAGGACCAAAAGTCGGCAGCTTTGATGCAGGATATGGTTCTGGTTATTTAGCTCGTATTGTCGGCCATAAAAAAGCACGTGAAATTTGGTATTTGTGCCGTCAATACAATGCCCAGGAAGCTCTTGACATGGGTCTTGTAAACACGGTTGTTCCACTTGACCAGCTTGAAGCAGAAACGGTGAAATGGTGTGAAGAAATGCTTGAAAAGAGCCCAACAGCTCTACGTTTCCTTAAAGCAGCTATGAACGCAGACACAGACGGTCTAGCTGGCCTTCAGCAGCTTGCTGGAGATGCGACACTTCTCTACTATACGACTGAGGAAGCAAAAGAAGGCAGAGACGCTTTTAAAGAAAAACGCAAGCCAGACTTTGGTCAATTCCCTAGATTTCCATAA
- the menH gene encoding 2-succinyl-6-hydroxy-2,4-cyclohexadiene-1-carboxylate synthase, with protein sequence MEIIIQKRRYYVEVSGEGAPLLLLHGFTGSSETWKETITHLKRDYTCIAVDIIGHGKSSCPLEEEAYSIELAAEDMKALMKELGHPQFHVMGYSMGGRLALTLAVLFPKSVQSLLLESASPGLKTPEERQARERSDEALAERIEREGIESFVDYWQRIPLFATQNNLPQWKQQAIYQQRLRNSVIGLSRSLRGMGTGSQPSWWEVLPTLSMPVLLVTGTEDVKFTKIASEMAQLLPSAIWKEIKGAGHAIHVEDSEKFGTIIKEFLSHT encoded by the coding sequence TTGGAAATAATCATTCAAAAACGCCGTTATTATGTTGAAGTAAGCGGTGAAGGAGCTCCTTTGCTGCTCCTTCACGGATTTACTGGAAGTTCAGAAACATGGAAGGAAACGATAACTCATTTAAAAAGGGATTATACGTGCATCGCTGTCGATATTATTGGTCATGGAAAAAGCAGCTGCCCATTGGAGGAGGAAGCGTACAGCATTGAACTGGCAGCCGAGGATATGAAAGCGCTAATGAAGGAGCTTGGCCATCCCCAATTCCATGTTATGGGTTATTCTATGGGAGGGAGGCTGGCTCTAACGCTTGCTGTTCTTTTCCCGAAGTCTGTACAGTCTTTACTATTGGAGAGTGCTTCCCCTGGATTAAAAACGCCGGAGGAGCGCCAGGCACGGGAAAGATCAGATGAAGCGCTGGCAGAGAGAATTGAACGAGAGGGAATAGAGTCCTTCGTTGATTATTGGCAAAGGATCCCTTTGTTCGCGACACAGAATAATTTGCCACAGTGGAAACAACAGGCTATTTATCAACAGCGCCTGAGAAACTCTGTCATTGGTCTTAGCAGGTCATTAAGAGGAATGGGAACCGGTTCACAGCCTTCCTGGTGGGAGGTTCTTCCGACGCTTTCTATGCCGGTGTTGCTTGTTACAGGAACAGAGGACGTAAAGTTTACAAAGATTGCCTCTGAAATGGCACAACTGCTTCCTTCGGCCATCTGGAAAGAAATAAAGGGAGCGGGACATGCGATTCATGTGGAAGATTCCGAGAAGTTTGGTACAATAATAAAGGAGTTTTTATCCCATACATAA
- the menD gene encoding 2-succinyl-5-enolpyruvyl-6-hydroxy-3-cyclohexene-1-carboxylic-acid synthase, with protein MSSNRRNLTLYNAHFIDGLVKAGVESAVISPGSRSTPMALLLAEHPKIKVYIQIDERSAAFFALGLAKASGKPTALLCTSGTAAANYLPAVAEAKNARIPLIVLTSDRPHELREVGAPQSIDQNRLYGTHAKWFAEMALPDAEESMLRYVRMTAAKAVHMAKQSPAGPVHLNFPFREPLLPEYDGLFERLETKALPAVHLSEGKRILPQQDIEAIAAILKETEKGIIVCGEQQSEGFEKAVIELAEKLNYPILADPLSGLRSGTAHSRVIIDSYDAFLRNEIVKQQASFDVVIRFGAMPVSKALTQFINRHSVKMHCVVDSGGGWRDPIGAATHMLAADESAFCSALSACLNEPVKSDSWLQSWVHMNQAARAIMRSVEEHEELDEGKLFYEILKKLPNESALFVGNSMPIRDLDSFFFTDERRIRLLANRGANGIDGLVSSALGVAAVASPLYLILGDLSLFHDLTGLLAAKLNGIKMTVIVINNNGGGIFSYLPQAAEEKHFEQLFGTPADLDFVHAANLYGAGYEKVTDLASLHESMKKAAAEEGLFIIEAITDRAKNVVAHRGLWEKVSQEMNKLTAGDDFWK; from the coding sequence ATGAGTAGTAATCGAAGAAATTTAACATTATATAATGCCCACTTTATTGATGGGCTTGTAAAAGCAGGAGTAGAAAGCGCCGTGATTAGTCCGGGTTCGCGGTCTACTCCTATGGCGCTTTTGTTAGCGGAGCATCCCAAAATAAAGGTTTACATTCAGATTGATGAACGCTCTGCTGCTTTTTTTGCTCTTGGATTAGCAAAAGCCTCTGGAAAGCCAACTGCTTTATTATGCACTTCTGGCACAGCAGCAGCTAATTACTTGCCCGCAGTAGCAGAAGCTAAAAATGCACGTATCCCTCTTATTGTGCTTACATCAGACCGGCCACATGAGTTAAGAGAGGTAGGAGCACCACAATCAATTGATCAAAATCGTTTATATGGAACCCATGCGAAGTGGTTTGCTGAGATGGCCCTTCCAGATGCAGAAGAGAGTATGCTTCGCTATGTACGTATGACTGCTGCAAAAGCGGTACATATGGCTAAGCAGTCGCCAGCAGGCCCTGTACATCTAAACTTTCCTTTTCGTGAACCACTTCTTCCAGAGTATGATGGTTTATTTGAACGATTGGAAACAAAAGCCTTACCGGCTGTTCATCTTAGCGAAGGAAAACGTATCCTCCCGCAGCAAGATATAGAAGCGATCGCTGCTATTTTGAAGGAAACTGAAAAAGGGATCATTGTTTGTGGAGAACAGCAGTCAGAAGGCTTTGAAAAAGCGGTAATTGAGCTGGCTGAAAAGCTGAACTATCCCATACTGGCAGATCCGCTGTCTGGTTTGCGAAGCGGCACGGCTCACTCGCGGGTCATTATAGACAGTTATGACGCTTTTCTAAGAAATGAGATAGTCAAGCAACAGGCGTCCTTTGATGTTGTTATCCGTTTCGGAGCAATGCCTGTCTCAAAAGCTCTTACCCAGTTTATCAACAGACATTCTGTCAAAATGCATTGTGTAGTGGACAGCGGTGGTGGCTGGAGAGATCCAATTGGCGCGGCTACCCACATGCTGGCTGCAGATGAGAGCGCTTTTTGTTCCGCCCTCTCCGCCTGCTTAAATGAACCGGTAAAATCAGATTCTTGGCTGCAAAGTTGGGTTCACATGAATCAAGCAGCGAGGGCAATAATGAGAAGTGTAGAGGAACACGAGGAACTCGATGAAGGGAAGCTATTTTATGAAATACTAAAGAAGCTTCCAAATGAATCGGCTTTATTTGTAGGCAATAGCATGCCAATTCGTGATCTTGATTCTTTCTTCTTTACAGATGAGCGGAGAATTCGTTTATTGGCCAACCGGGGAGCAAACGGCATCGATGGTTTAGTATCTAGCGCGCTTGGTGTGGCAGCTGTTGCTTCTCCACTTTATTTAATTTTAGGAGACCTGTCTCTCTTTCATGATTTAACCGGTTTATTGGCTGCAAAGCTAAATGGCATAAAAATGACAGTCATTGTTATTAATAATAATGGAGGCGGCATCTTTTCTTACTTGCCGCAAGCTGCTGAAGAAAAGCATTTTGAGCAATTATTTGGAACACCGGCTGATCTTGACTTTGTCCATGCAGCCAACCTGTATGGAGCTGGTTACGAAAAGGTGACAGACTTAGCTTCTCTTCACGAAAGTATGAAAAAAGCTGCAGCAGAAGAAGGGTTGTTCATTATCGAGGCAATAACCGATCGTGCAAAAAATGTAGTCGCTCACCGCGGATTATGGGAAAAGGTTTCCCAGGAAATGAACAAATTGACGGCGGGTGATGATTTTTGGAAATAA
- a CDS encoding isochorismate synthase, translated as MSTIKSQPIKEAFIQSIHEKQHNKQTALFSYVEKMNWMDSLQFYKSGRALYAGERFFWKDRDGDVEIVGLGNIYTIRNEKTDQSRYAETEEKWNDMIKCAFIHNSFDAYGVGPVLFGGFSFDPKQKQEQEWSKFSSAFFYLPEYMLTVYEGECYLTTNVICPSDELDELIDKLESKKDWLLEQAGIEQLEDSNRPFTHVEEKDTEQWKRAVHKAVKQIRSDDELKKVVLARKIMAVFDEEIAQDRVLERLIEEQPDSFIFSLEAMESCFLGASPERLVRKRDERALSTCLAGSIKRGQTEEEDQNLGNELLNDEKNRIEHDYVVQMIKKEMESLCYTVNIPSTPGLMKVRDIQHLYTPVTGFTEESRSILQFVEKLHPTPALGGLPNDKALPVIRQLEKMDRGFYAGPIGWMDYRKNGEFAVAIRSGLLSKQQAFLYAGCGIVADSEPESELAETRIKFRPMLRALGEMADE; from the coding sequence TTGTCTACTATAAAAAGCCAGCCGATTAAAGAAGCTTTTATACAGTCGATTCATGAAAAGCAGCATAATAAACAAACTGCTCTATTTAGTTATGTAGAAAAGATGAATTGGATGGATTCTTTACAATTTTATAAAAGCGGACGAGCACTTTATGCAGGAGAACGCTTTTTTTGGAAAGACCGCGATGGGGACGTTGAGATTGTCGGCTTAGGCAATATCTATACTATACGCAACGAAAAAACGGATCAATCACGTTATGCTGAGACAGAAGAAAAATGGAACGATATGATTAAATGTGCATTTATTCACAACTCTTTTGATGCATATGGGGTCGGTCCGGTTTTATTTGGTGGCTTTTCTTTTGATCCCAAGCAGAAACAAGAACAGGAATGGTCTAAATTTTCATCCGCTTTTTTTTATTTGCCAGAATACATGCTAACCGTATATGAAGGGGAATGTTACTTAACAACGAATGTCATTTGTCCTTCCGATGAACTAGACGAGCTCATTGATAAGCTGGAGTCTAAAAAGGACTGGCTGTTGGAACAGGCTGGTATAGAACAATTGGAAGACTCTAATAGGCCCTTCACTCATGTAGAAGAGAAGGACACCGAGCAATGGAAACGGGCGGTTCATAAAGCAGTCAAGCAGATTCGCTCGGATGATGAATTAAAAAAAGTCGTGCTTGCAAGAAAGATTATGGCTGTCTTTGATGAGGAGATTGCTCAAGATCGAGTATTGGAGCGGTTAATTGAGGAGCAGCCAGACAGCTTTATTTTTTCCTTGGAAGCGATGGAATCATGCTTTCTTGGAGCCTCCCCTGAAAGGTTAGTTCGCAAGCGAGATGAGAGAGCCTTGTCTACATGTCTTGCCGGCTCTATTAAAAGAGGGCAAACAGAGGAGGAGGACCAAAACTTAGGAAATGAATTGCTGAACGATGAGAAAAATCGTATAGAACATGATTATGTTGTGCAAATGATTAAGAAAGAAATGGAAAGCTTGTGTTATACAGTAAATATTCCATCAACCCCTGGGCTGATGAAAGTCCGGGATATTCAGCACTTGTATACACCTGTTACCGGTTTTACGGAAGAAAGTCGTTCTATTTTGCAATTCGTCGAAAAGCTTCACCCTACGCCTGCGCTTGGCGGGCTTCCGAATGACAAGGCGCTCCCTGTTATCCGCCAGCTTGAGAAAATGGATAGAGGTTTTTATGCAGGACCTATTGGCTGGATGGATTACCGGAAAAACGGTGAATTTGCTGTTGCCATCCGATCAGGTTTATTAAGCAAGCAACAGGCCTTTTTATATGCTGGCTGTGGGATTGTAGCAGATTCAGAGCCAGAAAGCGAATTGGCGGAAACGCGTATCAAATTTCGGCCTATGTTGCGAGCGTTAGGAGAAATGGCTGATGAGTAG
- a CDS encoding TraR/DksA C4-type zinc finger protein, with amino-acid sequence MISNEQIQTLKNELLTQKEQLTHHKDREGTDPEAGSERDTTGELSMYDNHPADIGTELYERGKNQALSDHHESELEKVKNALAAIDNNKYGKCMECGKDIPFERLQAVPTTLYCVEHTPEKTTADDRPVEEEILQPGIYGRFQHRDEEIKDYEDSFQEAANYGTSETPADFTRGHTDYNTLYEDIEEVTEGFTEEYENFTATDAEGENEGFYRSSKEQHYVEELDEEEIESPLGNIPYKEKDSYIEDKK; translated from the coding sequence ATGATATCAAATGAACAGATACAAACATTAAAAAATGAGTTGCTTACACAAAAAGAACAGCTTACTCACCATAAAGACAGAGAAGGAACAGATCCTGAAGCGGGTAGTGAACGGGATACAACAGGTGAACTATCTATGTATGATAACCACCCTGCAGACATAGGAACAGAATTATATGAGCGTGGAAAAAACCAGGCACTGAGTGATCATCATGAAAGTGAATTAGAAAAAGTGAAAAATGCATTAGCAGCAATTGACAATAATAAATACGGAAAATGTATGGAATGCGGAAAGGATATTCCTTTCGAACGTTTACAAGCTGTGCCAACTACACTTTACTGCGTAGAGCATACACCAGAAAAAACAACGGCAGACGACCGGCCTGTAGAAGAAGAAATTCTTCAACCGGGCATATATGGCCGCTTCCAGCATAGAGATGAGGAAATAAAAGATTATGAAGATAGCTTCCAGGAGGCAGCAAATTACGGAACCTCAGAAACCCCGGCTGACTTTACTAGAGGACACACGGACTATAACACTTTATATGAAGATATCGAAGAGGTTACCGAAGGATTTACAGAAGAGTACGAGAACTTTACGGCCACGGATGCGGAAGGAGAAAATGAAGGATTTTATCGTTCTTCAAAAGAACAGCACTATGTGGAAGAGTTGGATGAGGAGGAAATAGAATCTCCTCTAGGAAACATTCCTTATAAAGAAAAAGACAGTTATATTGAGGACAAAAAATAA
- a CDS encoding DMT family transporter — protein MDSPKLNPYAVLIIGVFFVSTSAIFVKLSSADAGVIAFYRLLFTVLLMLPLFLFKYVGELKAVSKKDWFFSLVAGIFLAFHFILWFESLNYTSVASSTVLVTLQPLFAFAGTYFIFKERFTLGALIGGGVAIGGSFIIGWGDFQVSGKALYGDILALIACGLITGYLLFGQIIRKRMSLITYTFIVYFNCTIVLFFYVLMKKESFYPYPAREWVYFFLLAVLSNLLGHTLFNWSIKYISTSVVSMAILLEPIGASILAWWLLKEKLITPQIVGGAIVLVGLLLFVADPKKIKNIIHNRKRQTDS, from the coding sequence ATGGATAGTCCAAAGCTCAATCCTTATGCCGTGTTGATTATTGGAGTTTTTTTTGTTTCTACTTCAGCAATATTCGTCAAGCTGTCGTCAGCTGATGCTGGTGTAATAGCATTTTACCGCCTGTTATTTACTGTTTTGCTCATGCTCCCTTTATTTCTTTTTAAATATGTAGGAGAACTTAAAGCTGTTTCAAAGAAGGATTGGTTTTTCTCTCTTGTCGCTGGCATCTTTCTGGCTTTTCACTTTATTCTATGGTTTGAGTCCTTGAACTACACTTCTGTGGCGAGTTCCACTGTGCTGGTTACTTTGCAGCCGCTTTTTGCTTTTGCTGGTACATATTTTATCTTTAAGGAACGGTTTACGTTGGGAGCGCTAATTGGAGGCGGCGTAGCCATTGGAGGGAGTTTTATTATTGGATGGGGCGATTTCCAGGTTAGTGGAAAAGCGCTTTACGGAGATATCCTTGCTCTTATTGCTTGTGGATTAATTACAGGCTACTTGTTGTTTGGACAAATAATCCGCAAAAGGATGTCTTTGATAACCTATACGTTTATTGTCTACTTTAATTGTACAATTGTTCTCTTTTTTTATGTGTTAATGAAAAAAGAATCATTTTATCCTTATCCTGCAAGGGAATGGGTCTATTTCTTTTTATTAGCTGTTTTGTCTAATTTACTTGGGCACACCTTATTCAACTGGTCTATCAAATATATTAGTACTTCGGTTGTGTCAATGGCTATATTGCTCGAGCCGATCGGTGCAAGCATTCTTGCTTGGTGGCTGCTTAAAGAAAAGTTAATAACGCCTCAAATAGTTGGAGGAGCTATTGTGCTTGTGGGCCTCTTATTATTCGTAGCTGACCCAAAGAAGATAAAAAACATTATTCATAATCGAAAACGGCAGACAGACTCGTAA